One stretch of Juglans regia cultivar Chandler unplaced genomic scaffold, Walnut 2.0 Scaffold_94, whole genome shotgun sequence DNA includes these proteins:
- the LOC109014754 gene encoding autophagy-related protein 13a-like isoform X1 encodes MDLQGNSQPESGKLEQIVSQFLLKSLHIILDSRVPSRRPHGRSGDLSSASHVRKSDKWFNLVLGDRPAALDNLSFWHRNLMEPMIIDVILVHEGSKSMGGSVETVIERWVVQYENPRVVAAQTRESSALYKKAYKKSIILLRALYSQMRLLPAYKIFRQLSRSSQTYNFDIIYKVPSFGDPFSRVDEEMMEEHSFNHVEAFPGRLCISVAYHKTLTDFNLEPSTSLPPKIITDYVGSPNTDPLRFFPSLEKGVRAISFPLRAVRAPFPVPFQRPHSWTSGFHREAFSAQNQPVVGSPPAYRPSALPYDCPSPPTDIYSNRVPNYRMPIHQRTISYDGYQLSPPFSPSPSPSSPSYVSTGNHPMRTRVRPETAPVSIPLSMASRNSRYLSPNYSDPSRISLPPLSPRSRKTDPSSQESPCGTPSFRKIESLRSGEMQNHYAGQKVLLLVFIISTSAFVVYGC; translated from the coding sequence aTGGATTTGCAGGGTAATTCTCAGCCTGAATCGGGAAAACTGGAACAAATCGTTTCCCAATTTCTATTAAAGAGCTTACACATTATTCTGGACTCGAGGGTTCCTTCTCGTCGTCCACATGGTCGTAGTGGGGACCTGTCATCGGCTTCTCATGTGAGAAAGAGTGACAAATGGTTCAACTTAGTATTAGGTGACCGTCCTGCAGCTCTGGATAACTTGAGTTTCTGGCACAGAAATCTGATGGAGCCAATGATAATCGATGTAATACTGGTTCATGAAGGTTCTAAATCAATGGGGGGATCTGTTGAGACAGTTATAGAGAGGTGGGTTGTTCAGTATGAAAATCCACGAGTTGTGGCTGCTCAAACTCGTGAAAGTTCTGCCTTATACAAGAAAGCATACAAGAAGTCAATAATACTTTTACGGGCTCTTTATTCACAAATGAGGCTTCTCCCAGCATATAAGATCTTCCGGCAGCTAAGTAGATCAAGTCAGACTTATAATTTTGACATCATTTACAAGGTGCCTTCATTTGGTGATCCATTCTCAAGGGTGGACGAGGAAATGATGGAGGAACACAGTTTCAATCATGTGGAGGCCTTCCCTGGCCGCCTTTGCATATCTGTGGCATACCATAAAACACTAACCGACTTTAACCTTGAGCCTTCAACCTCATTGCCACCAAAGATTATTACAGATTATGTTGGTAGCCCCAACACCGACCCTCTGAGGTTCTTTCCCTCTTTGGAGAAGGGTGTTCGTGCTATTTCCTTTCCATTGAGAGCAGTACGAGCTCCATTTCCTGTGCCATTTCAACGTCCACACAGCTGGACAAGTGGCTTCCACAGAGAAGCTTTTTCTGCACAAAATCAACCCGTTGTTGGATCTCCACCTGCATATCGCCCATCTGCTTTGCCATATGACTGCCCATCTCCACCTActgatatatatagtaatagagTTCCAAATTATAGAATGCCAATCCATCAAAGGACTATTAGTTATGATGGTTATCAGCTTTCACCTCCAttctctccatctccatctccgtCTTCTCCATCATATGTCTCCACTGGTAATCATCCTATGCGAACACGTGTACGTCCAGAAACTGCTCCTGTAAGTATACCACTTTCAATGGCGAGCAGGAATTCTAGATACCTTTCTCCCAATTATTCTGATCCAAGTAGAATTTCTCTCCCACCTTTATCTCCCAGAAGCAGAAAGACTGATCCTTCATCACAGGAGTCTCCTTGTGGAACTCCATCTTTTAGGAAAATAGAGTCTTTAAGGTCTGGAGAGATGCAGAATCATTATGCTGGCCAGAAggtattattattagtttttattatcTCCACAAGTGCATTTGTTGTTTATGGGTGTTGA
- the LOC109014754 gene encoding autophagy-related protein 13a-like isoform X2 produces the protein MDLQGNSQPESGKLEQIVSQFLLKSLHIILDSRVPSRRPHGRSGDLSSASHVRKSDKWFNLVLGDRPAALDNLSFWHRNLMEPMIIDVILVHEGSKSMGGSVETVIERWVVQYENPRVVAAQTRESSALYKKAYKKSIILLRALYSQMRLLPAYKIFRQLSRSSQTYNFDIIYKVPSFGDPFSRVDEEMMEEHSFNHVEAFPGRLCISVAYHKTLTDFNLEPSTSLPPKIITDYVGSPNTDPLRFFPSLEKGVRAISFPLRAVRAPFPVPFQRPHSWTSGFHREAFSAQNQPVVGSPPAYRPSALPYDCPSPPTDIYSNRVPNYRMPIHQRTISYDGYQLSPPFSPSPSPSSPSYVSTGNHPMRTRVRPETAPKQKD, from the exons aTGGATTTGCAGGGTAATTCTCAGCCTGAATCGGGAAAACTGGAACAAATCGTTTCCCAATTTCTATTAAAGAGCTTACACATTATTCTGGACTCGAGGGTTCCTTCTCGTCGTCCACATGGTCGTAGTGGGGACCTGTCATCGGCTTCTCATGTGAGAAAGAGTGACAAATGGTTCAACTTAGTATTAGGTGACCGTCCTGCAGCTCTGGATAACTTGAGTTTCTGGCACAGAAATCTGATGGAGCCAATGATAATCGATGTAATACTGGTTCATGAAGGTTCTAAATCAATGGGGGGATCTGTTGAGACAGTTATAGAGAGGTGGGTTGTTCAGTATGAAAATCCACGAGTTGTGGCTGCTCAAACTCGTGAAAGTTCTGCCTTATACAAGAAAGCATACAAGAAGTCAATAATACTTTTACGGGCTCTTTATTCACAAATGAGGCTTCTCCCAGCATATAAGATCTTCCGGCAGCTAAGTAGATCAAGTCAGACTTATAATTTTGACATCATTTACAAGGTGCCTTCATTTGGTGATCCATTCTCAAGGGTGGACGAGGAAATGATGGAGGAACACAGTTTCAATCATGTGGAGGCCTTCCCTGGCCGCCTTTGCATATCTGTGGCATACCATAAAACACTAACCGACTTTAACCTTGAGCCTTCAACCTCATTGCCACCAAAGATTATTACAGATTATGTTGGTAGCCCCAACACCGACCCTCTGAGGTTCTTTCCCTCTTTGGAGAAGGGTGTTCGTGCTATTTCCTTTCCATTGAGAGCAGTACGAGCTCCATTTCCTGTGCCATTTCAACGTCCACACAGCTGGACAAGTGGCTTCCACAGAGAAGCTTTTTCTGCACAAAATCAACCCGTTGTTGGATCTCCACCTGCATATCGCCCATCTGCTTTGCCATATGACTGCCCATCTCCACCTActgatatatatagtaatagagTTCCAAATTATAGAATGCCAATCCATCAAAGGACTATTAGTTATGATGGTTATCAGCTTTCACCTCCAttctctccatctccatctccgtCTTCTCCATCATATGTCTCCACTGGTAATCATCCTATGCGAACACGTGTACGTCCAGAAACTGCTCCT AAGCAGAAAGACTGA